In Macadamia integrifolia cultivar HAES 741 chromosome 13, SCU_Mint_v3, whole genome shotgun sequence, one DNA window encodes the following:
- the LOC122059198 gene encoding probable protein phosphatase 2C 80, translating to MSDMERPAKIPRFCGSESIADTTKLFPLLLRDEDGILKSAGKRSVKLIMDCCSLPKENGSSPQGEDSYFICDCEQVFGVADGVGGWAKKGIDAGEYARELMLNSATEVKELPRGSVNPLSVLKEAYSKTKAQGSSTACIVALREEDNSLRCANVGDSGFMVIRGDSIIYRSQTQQRSFNCPFQLGNHSKSDTPNSAIEFKVEIEEGDVIVAGTDGLFDNLFDENIIQAVKEMTGYIGIYPYGTAWAIAEMAKMISKDKYLVTPFSLGAEMAGYTHFGGKIDDITVVVAYVVSSSWGY from the exons atgtctgATATGGAAAGACCAGCGAAGATTCCTCGTTTCTGCGGCTCCGAATCCATTGCAGACACTACCAaactctttcctcttcttctacg AGATGAAGATGGAATCTTGAAATCAGCAGGAAAGAGAAGCGTGAAACTAATTATGGATTGTTGTTCCTTACCAAAGGAGAATGGGTCAAGTCCTCAAGGGGAGGATTCATATTTCATCTGTGACTGCGAACAGGTTTTTGGTGTGGCTGATGGGGTCGGTGGTTGGGCCAAGAAGGGTATCGACGCCGGAGAATATGCTCGAGAACTTATGTTGAATTCTGCAACGGAAGTTAAAGAATTACCCAGAGGCTCTGTTAATCCATTGTCTGTTTTAAAAGAAGCTTACTCTAAAACAAAAGCCCAAGGTTCTTCAACTGCTTGTATCGTAGCTTTGAGAGAAGAGGATAAC AGCTTGCGTTGTGCAAATGTTGGAGATAGTGGATTCATGGTGATAAGAGGGGATAGCATCATCTACAGGTCACAAACACAACAACGCAGCTTCAATTGCCCTTTTCAACTAGGGAACCACAGTAAGAGTGATACGCCCAATTCTGCTATT GAGTTTAAAGTTGAAATTGAGGAAGgagatgtgattgttgctggaaCTGATGGACTATTTGACAATTTATTTGACGAAAATATAATCCAGGCCGTGAAGGAAATGACTGGTTATATTGGCATATATCCATATGGGACAGCTTGGGCAATCGCTGAGATGGCGAAGATGATTTCCAAAGACAAATATCTTGTTACTCCCTTCTCACTTGGAGCAGAGATGGCTGGTTACACACATTTTGGAGGGAAAATTGATGATAttactgttgttgttgcttaTGTTGTCTCTTCATCGTGGggttattaa
- the LOC122058797 gene encoding probable glutathione S-transferase parC encodes MCEKMDVEVMVVDFWANGFGMRVRIALQEKGIHFEFKEEDLRNPQRSPLVLKMNPVQKSIPILIHKGSPICDSLAILEYIDETWNEGFPLFLPKDPYERAKARFWASFIDSKIFGSQTRFLKSKGEAKEAAKKDFLEELKQLEGELGDKTYFGGDVFGFLDIVFIPFSSMFYAYGRHGEFKMEAECPKLASWVKRCVERESVSKTLPDPIEMYELHKKWYGSE; translated from the exons ATGTGTGAGAAAATGGATGTAGAGGTTATGGTGGTTGATTTCTGGGCAAATGGCTTTGGGATGAGAGTGAGGATTGCATTGCAGGAAAAAGGAATCCACTTTgaattcaaagaagaagatcTCAGGAATCCTCAGAGAAGCCCACTGGTTCTAAAGATGAACCCAGTTCAGAAATCTATTCCTATTTTGATCCACAAAGGAAGTCCCATCTGTGATTCTCTGGCCATACTTGAATACATCGATGAGACATGGAATGAAGGcttccctctcttccttcctAAGGATCCATATGAGAGGGCAAAAGCAAGATTTTGGGCTAGTTTCATTGACAGCAAG ATTTTTGGATCCCAAACGAGGTTCTTGAAGAGCAAAGGTGAAGCTAAAGAAGCTGCTAAGAAAGATTTTTTGGAGGAATTGAAGCAGTTGGAAGGGGAACTGGGAGATAAAACTTACTTTGGAGGGGATGTATTTGGGTTTTTGGATATTGTATTCATCCCTTTCTCTAGCATGTTTTATGCGTATGGGAGGCATGGGGAATTCAAGATGGAGGCTGAGTGCCCTAAACTAGCATCTTGGGTGAAGAGATGCGTTGAAAGAGAGAGTGTCTCCAAGACCCTCCCTGACCCCATAGAAATGTATGAGCTTCATAAGAAGTGGTATGGGTCCGAGTAG
- the LOC122058828 gene encoding uncharacterized protein LOC122058828, protein MLGLLQLKIQCGNLLFKETKNGQNIDWPWWLELLEIFSDSSARGDRGLSQATIVTPRSTNLEIDDDDFQVTDNDDSDACTGTPKESAPSKRQLDRTSTDRRRKS, encoded by the exons ATGCTAGGACTGCTACAGCTGAAGATTCAGTGTGGGAATCTGCTATTCAA GGAAACAAAGAATGGGCAAAATATAGATTGGCCATGGTGGCTAGAGTTGTTAGAGATCTTCTCCGACTCAAGTGCTCGTGGGGATAGAGGTCTTTCACAAGCAACTATTGTAACTCCTAGGTCCACTAACcttgaaattgatgatgatgattttcaAGTTACTGataatgatgatagtgatgCTTGTACTGGCACACCCAAGGAATCAGCTCCTTCAAAGCGGCAACTTGACAGGACTTCTACGGATCGTAGGAGGAAGAGCTAG
- the LOC122058628 gene encoding probable glutathione S-transferase has product MADEVILYDYGPCLFGMRVRIFLVEKEIDFEFREENPLYRKRPLLLTLNPVHKMVPVLVHNGKPICESLIILQYIDEVWKDKPSLLPSDPYELSYARFWADFADKKIYWTGRASWKPWGEKGYTQEEAKKEYIESLKMIEEQLGEKPYFAGESFGFLDVALIPYSAWFYAYETAGNFSVEKECPKLMCWVKRCMERESVSKALPDPIMVYEFLLLLKKLRGVE; this is encoded by the exons ATGGCGGATGAAGTGATTCTCTATGATTACGGGCCATGTCTCTTTGGTATGAGGGTGAGAATCTTCCTAGTAGAGAAGGAAATAGACTTTGAATTCAGGGAAGAGAACCCGCTCTACCGAAAGAGGCCTCTGCTTCTGACACTAAACCCAGTCCACAAGATGGTTCCAGTCTTAGTCCATAATGGGAAGCCCATCTGCGAATCCCTCATTATACTTCAGTACATCGATGAAGTTTGGAAGGATAAACCTTCTTTGTTACCCTCAGATCCATATGAGCTTTCATATGCCAGATTCTGGGCTGATTTTGCAGACAAGAAG ATATATTGGACTGGAAGAGCTTCATGGAAGCCCTGGGGAGAGAAGGGATATACACAAGAGGAAGCAAAGAAGGAATATATAGAGAGTCTGAAAATGATTGAGGAGCAGCTTGGAGAGAAGCCTTATTTTGCAGGGGAGAGCTTTGGTTTCCTAGATGTTGCACTAATCCCTTACTCTGCCTGGTTCTATGCTTATGAGACTGCAGGGAATTTCAGTGTTGAGAAGGAATGTCCAAAACTGATGTGTTGGGTGAAGAGAtgcatggagagagagagtgtctcCAAGGCTCTTCCGGATCCAATCATGGTTTATGAATTTCTCTTACTCCTCAAGAAGCTGCGTGGGGTAGAATAG
- the LOC122060118 gene encoding probable glutathione S-transferase parA, translated as MADEVILMDFRPSPFGMRARIALGEKGIKYVYKEENLADKSNLLLKMNPIHKKVPVLIHNGRPICESLNIVQYIDEVWNNRSPLLPSDPYHRAEARFWGDYIDKKIFDSGRRVWMSKGEEQERAKKQFIEVLLVLEGELGNKAFFGGDNLGFVDVSLIPFYSWFYAYETFGNFSIEDECPKLVAWARRCMQRETVSRSLPAQHQIYDFVLHVKKRFGLE; from the exons ATGGCAGATGAGGTGATTCTGATGGATTTCCGGCCAAGTCCTTTTGGGATGAGGGCAAGGATTGCCTTGGGTGAAAAGGGTATCAAATACGTGTATAAGGAAGAGAACCTCGCCGATAAGAGTAATCTACTTCTGAAAATGAACCCTATTCACAAGAAAGTTCCTGTTTTAATCCATAATGGGAGACCCATCTGTGAATCACTCAATATAGTTCAATACATTGATGAGGTTTGGAATAACAGATCTCCATTGTTGCCATCTGATCCTTACCATCGAGCAGAAGCCAGATTCTGGGGTGATTACATTGACAAAAAg ATATTTGATTCGGGTAGGAGAGTGTGGATGAGcaaaggagaagaacaagaaagagcAAAGAAGCAATTCATAGAAGTGTTACTGGTGTTGGAAGGAGAGCTTGGAAACAAGGCTTTCTTTGGGGGTGATAACTTGGGATTCGTTGATGTGAGTCTGATTCCCTTCTACAGTTGGTTTTATGCCTATGAGACATTTGGCAACTTCAGTATAGAAGATGAGTGCCCAAAGCTGGTAGCTTGGGCGAGGAGGTGTATGCAAAGGGAAACTGTGTCTCGTTCTCTTCCTGCCCAGCACCAGATTTATGACTTCGTTTTGCATGTTAAGAAGAGGTTTGGATTAGAGTAG